From the genome of Colletotrichum higginsianum IMI 349063 chromosome 4, whole genome shotgun sequence, one region includes:
- a CDS encoding Guanine nucleotide exchange factor synembryn: MLLNPIARQTFVDLGYEDQACKKLRNDSFDDEFLVSRVLFLTTYGTKIDLLALVQKHRLAETIIENLSKHAKLLTNRQPKAPIDPMEDMALNETLKLLFNVSHYCPSEVDAFTGCIPHIIALLWKHDVPPNRPLDPPFNALVNALLDLKLEDKDIQASVYPKAEPNMLAERLIEILDPALKTYPDNELEQLVTPLVGVLRRVHDGAPEEVKKYVRDTLLPTEQDRKEVLGRGTSLTSRLLRNSTNPLTPHLREAISFLLFDMSDKDASKFVENVGYGFASGFLFQNNIPIPANASEAFSTGEAQKPVNPITGQFVESEKHVEVPEMSEDEKLREAERLFVLFERLGKTGIVDVQNPVEMAARSGQLHDFGDKRVEEVDD, encoded by the exons ATGCTGTTGAACCCCATCGCGCGACAGACATTCGTCGATCTCGGCTACGAGGACCAGGCCTGCAAGAAGTTGCGGAACGACAGCTTCGATGACGAGTTCCTTGTCTCGAGGGTTCTCTTTCTTACCACGTACGGCACCAAGATTGACTTGCTGGCCCTTGTTCAGAAACACCGGCTGGCGGAGACTATCATTGAAAACCTTTCCAAGCACGCCAAATTGCTGACGAATCGCCAACCAAAGGCTCCGATCGACCCCATGGAGGACATGGCGCTGAATGAGACTTTGAAATTGCTTTTCAACGTCTCGCATTATTGCCCCTCTGAGGTAGATGCTTTCACGGGTTGCATACCACACATCATCGCCTTGCTCTGGAAACACGACGTGCCTCCCAACAGGCCCCTCGATCCACCGTTTAACGCCCTCGTCAACGCCCTGCTTGATCTGAAGCTAGAGGACAAGGATATCCAAGCCTCTGTATACCCTAAGGCTGAACCCAACATGCTGGCAGAGCGCTTGATCGAGATTCTGGACCCAGCATTGAAAACCTATCCAGACAACGAACTCGAGCAGCTTGTAACTCCGCTTGTCGGTGTCCTGCGCCGGGTCCATGATGGTGCTCCTGAAGAAGTCAAGAAGTATGTCAGGGACACTCTTCTTCCAACTGAGCAGGACAGGAAAGAAGTTCTCGGCCGCGGTACATCCCTAACGTCGCGGCTGTTGCGCAATTCGACGAATCCTTTGACTCCTCATCTGCGCGAGGCCATCTCATTTCTGCTCTTCGACATGTCAGACAAGGACGCATCCAAGTTTGTCGAGAACGTTGGGTATGGTTTCGCATCGGGCTTCCTCTTTCAAAACAACATCCCAATCCCGGCGAATGCATCCGAGGCGTTTAGCACCGGCGAGGCTCAGAAGCCAGTCAACCCTATTACTGGACAGTTTGTGGAATCTGAGAAGCATGTGGAGGTTCCGGAGATGTCGGAGGATGAGAAGCTGAGGGAGGCAGAGAGGCTTTTCGTACTGTTCGAAAG ACTCGGCAAGACGGGCATTGTTGATGTGCAGAACCCGGTCGAGATGGCAGCAAGATCAGGGCAACTTCACGACTTTGGCGACAAgcgggtggaggaggtcgatGACTGA
- a CDS encoding Telomere length regulator protein, giving the protein MGSVEVVSSRLESLPPRPPTPPRETSQAVDATTVPNHRLVLPPSSDPRSSLHTPPSVYSPNSGADSKNPSGRRPRKRVGFSAKAQYNEAPDYPGVNVSGKRSPLSAPSLTQSRPVKGILKQTSSPSPLSTSANVDALTTSANISEMLESTVKQLAGADRDSKRDAYTTLVMALKTSNNLPDRIALQAKMGLFVQFIQRDMTSKNPATGGPDAPLVNNALSLLATFLYFHAIASTIPSDFGVFFIDHCIRSFEDSTTPKDVVRHLMHAVATQDFSPKVMTSDRVKRLVVALRNIEDNFKGKSIVMSRILIYKRLVQQSRQLMVLHSDWLNDLFTDMLSRVKELRSAAISLGFEAAYTFGKEKSLSRKVMELFDTSIEEMKFAEYYHQQLRSMAKDKDNRQLTAAVPKIWSVIILFLRCPLDRWQFFNQWLQLIQMGFNNNDHPQTKQEANFAWNRFVWSMHTEGQSFVKLLPTLYQPLGSQLKSKYTSKHIREVVFGSVCNLLYYTFKPGTSTTLLDGHWDACVKPITEPPRAQSRNPDAVDEHMRQATLILTGLFDSATPRIWREERIRETPLARPHELPAIDPKWLRRNSPRVFQVIEPIMDRHFLEISDKNSQVHRLWQTLVGAMVAAASKEIKVSVDTTAFISQMCGLLLKHWETGLGEIEDPSPETVTRFLASARELITVTVEALGLLPFTGKMISLGRLHTFTPVSTPSHKPVKNAGDARTPFQHLAGLVSRLPPGIPDNEEFVDFFRSTFVPFFAPKSAQSRFELAQEMLSVMPIWSSPVAHSPYAPWVIAAECLASTFRPSQNSAQTTSSTSEPSLGHEYRTVVRLLERGWKEAPNLPWHYWHSLFSVLSNRACEETGEAGRALGVIEPLAKVIRESLPADRASPIFANTVLVAAELLSVANHPLDRQAVEAARRRLWGTAVTGPRSSSYDPFDNLYKLTNELLERFYEAGERGGLNESATPLLNECSGFLSRCNPELAPKTVTNLESGLAIWIRDSQGILKARQSPAASEAVCFSAKVMRPNVNFEQVKLLWDVVGGIVLPAITPGEIQLEAFEELLCAAFESKHRHIVNSIAEAWNRVYENAEGVHYPEHLKNVLLAIQPVVEVVLPGLERTPLASTEQNRSFVESQDDIEMLTVSSTRSSRSRPQLPGPLNHSSPLSSVKSSRSARAKPNSTPKKTRSRGRRSTNIARLRHEDSQIQFAPIEKSPLNPAVNPESQVLTERQKEIRERQKDTAALYPNLRSSPQVPSQENATVEPKSAVPENGPETPKDITPKHSARYEDFVSSTPTPRRGQSLAMAENDQDMTDPPSSPPEPRPFPLLPQIKSRTSSRSELDGWQFSSSPVSGSPSPEVAVVTDEPAELHLTNVDSSQRQSGDASPDLSAVNDSFQVVPSSAVEEPELPPPAFETKEIPQPPQSSPFEQATAKSVPESQHGNSPSTPKNARVINLEVLRSGNEVFVDAPSSPQPTVLTRSATRATATKDRSFEMSDGDENSMLRLVVELDRRRCQLPISDYPAISPPKPSQTPRSGQKQEKPAVLDCITVRGEDDDEEIYEDEPAELALSQPNARSHKSKSRSPGRPSTPVTRSTASSPDKSAKKRKRGGASKYDTRRKKRKSTDETDIDANMEANNGADEMGLSQLTVSPLLGEGTFRRSQRISNNTSPSKYSIVSASEDLDAEVHSQLVNEQQEAQHRESQSFEELEAEASSTKTNLAMEESMDVDIAEITDATGRSEPHVPIADSAKDVDMVDSLSGVLASLRSAALSREEVYKMEDILMDIKRELFAAEARGRV; this is encoded by the coding sequence ATGGGATCTGTCGAAGTCGTATCGAGCCGACTAGAGTCGTTGCCCCCTCgcccaccaacaccaccccGCGAGACAAGCCAGGCTGTCGATGCCACGACCGTCCCGAATCACCGCCTCgttctccctccctcctccgaCCCTCGTTCTAGTCTCCACACACCACCGAGTGTCTATTCGCCAAACTCTGGAGCCGATTCCAAGAATCCGAGTGGGCGCAGACCAAGGAAACGTGTGGGCTTCTCTGCAAAAGCCCAGTATAACGAAGCACCCGATTATCCAGGCGTCAACGTTTCCGGCAAGCGATCGCCTCTCTCGGCGCCATCGTTGACACAGTCCAGACCTGTAAAGGGCATACTCAAGCAGACCTCATCGCCGAGCCCACTTAGCACAAGTGCCAATGTCGATGCCctgacgacctcggcgaacATCTCCGAAATGTTGGAATCTACGGTGAAGCAGCTCGCCGGAGCTGACAGGGACTCGAAGCGAGATGCCTACACAACCTTGGTCATGGCGCTGAAGACGTCCAACAACCTCCCCGACCGAATCGCCCTACAGGCAAAGATGGGGCTGTTTGTCCAGTTCATCCAGCGAGACATGACCTCCAAGAACCCCGCCACGGGCGGACCAGACGCACCGCTCGTCAACAAtgctctctccctcctcgcTACCTTTCTGTATTTCCATGCCATTGCCTCGACGATACCCAGCGATTTCGGCGTTTTCTTCATCGACCACTGCATCCGATCCTTCGAGGACTCGACCACACCGAAAGATGTTGTCCGACACCTGATGCACGCTGTCGCTACCCAGGACTTTTCTCCCAAAGTTATGACTTCTGATCGCGTTAAACGTCTAGTGGTGGCTCTACGCAACATCGAAGACAACTTCAAGGGAAAGAGCATAGTAATGTCTCGAATCCTCATCTACAAGCGTCTGGTTCAGCAGTCGAGGCAGCTGATGGTTCTTCACTCGGATTGGCTGAATGACCTCTTCACGGACATGTTGAGCAGGGTCAAAGAGCTGCGATCAGCTGCGATATCTCTTGGTTTCGAAGCCGCCTACACGTTCGGAAAGGAGAAGTCGCTTTCACGGAAGGTGATGGAACTCTTCGATACATCCATTGAAGAGATGAAGTTCGCGGAGTACTACCACCAGCAACTCCGTTCCATGGCTAAGGACAAGGATAATAGGCAGTTGACCGCTGCTGTTCCAAAGATCTGGAGTGTCATAATTCTTTTCCTGCGCTGCCCGCTCGACCGGTGGCAGTTTTTCAACCAATGGCTTCAACTGATCCAGATGGGcttcaacaacaacgaccATCCCCAGACAAAGCAAGAGGCAAACTTCGCCTGGAACCGTTTCGTTTGGTCCATGCATACCGAAGGCCAGTCATTTGTTAAGCTGCTCCCGACGCTGTACCAGCCGTTAGGCAGCCAACTCAAGTCGAAATACACCAGCAAGCATATCCGAGAAGTCGTTTTCGGAAGTGTCTGCAACCTCCTTTACTACACCTTCAAGCCTGGCACGAGTACGacccttctcgacggccacTGGGATGCCTGTGTCAAACCCATTACAGAACCTCCTAGAGCCCAATCAAGGAATCccgatgccgtcgacgagcacATGCGGCAGGCCACCTTGATTCTGACCGGCCTCTTCGACTCAGCCACGCCGCGGATATGGAGAGAAGAGCGCATTAGAGAGACGCCTCTCGCCCGACCGCATGAGTTGCCCGCTATTGACCCAAAGTGGCTTCGGCGCAACTCTCCACGCGTTTTCCAGGTCATTGAGCCCATCATGGACAGACACTTCCTCGAGATTTCAGACAAGAATAGCCAAGTCCATCGCTTGTGGCAGACATTGGTCGGGGCTATGGTTGCGGCAGCATCAAAAGAAATCAAGGTTTCTGTAGACACGACCGCCTTCATCTCACAGATGTGTGGACTTTTGCTAAAGCATTGGGAGACTGGCCTGGGCGAGATAGAAGACCCGAGTCCTGAGACCGTGACTCGATTCTTGGCCAGTGCTCGGGAGCTTATAACTGTTACCGTGGAAGCCCTTGGTCTTCTGCCTTTCACCGGGAAGATGATCTCACTCGGACGGCTTCACACATTTACGCCTGTCTCGACTCCTTCTCACAAGCCCGTAAAGAATGCTGGCGATGCCCGGACACCGTTCCAACACCTTGCTGGCCTGGTGTCGAGGCTGCCTCCAGGCATTCCTGACAACGAAGAATTTGTCGACTTCTTTCGGTCGACTTTTGTGCCCTTCTTTGCGCCAAAGTCAGCACAATCCCGTTTCGAGTTGGCACAGGAGATGCTATCGGTAATGCCCATTTGGTCATCTCCTGTTGCCCATTCTCCCTACGCACCATGGGTCATCGCAGCAGAATGTCTGGCTAGTACCTTCCGTCCGTCCCAGAACAGTGCACAAACTACTAGCTCCACCAGTGAGCCTTCTCTTGGCCACGAGTATCGTACGGTTGTCCGACTTCTGGAGCGAGGGTGGAAGGAGGCACCGAACCTCCCTTGGCATTACTGGCACTCACTTTTCTCAGTCCTCTCCAACCGCGCCTGCGAAGAGACTGGGGAAGCTGGTCGAGCCCTTGGAGTCATCGAACCGCTTGCAAAAGTTATCCGAGAGTCGCTTCCTGCCGATCGTGCCTCGCCGATATTCGCAAACACTGTTTTGGTTGCAGCAGAACTGCTATCTGTTGCCAATCATCCGTTGGATAGACAGGCTGTGGAAGcggctcgacgccggctCTGGGGCACTGCGGTGACGGGGCCCCGATCGTCATCGTACGATCCGTTTGATAACCTGTACAAACTGACCAACGAACTCCTGGAACGCTTCTACGAGGCCGGTGAGCGTGGCGGCCTCAACGAGTCGGCCACTCCCTTACTGAATGAATGCAGTGGGTTTCTGTCTCGCTGTAACCCCGAGCTCGCCCCCAAAACAGTGACAAACTTGGAGAGTGGCCTTGCCATATGGATCAGGGATTCGCAGGGCATTCTGAAAGCCCGCCAGAGCCCTGCAGCGTCTGAAGCGGTATGTTTCTCAGCCAAGGTCATGAGGCCGAATGTTAATTTTGAACAGGTCAAGCTCCTCTGGGACGTTGTAGGTGGAATTGTTCTGCCCGCCATTACGCCAGGAGAAATTCAACTCGAGGCTTTTGAGGAACTCCTATGTGCCGCCTTCGAAAGCAAGCACAGACACATTGTCAactccatcgccgaggcATGGAACCGTGTTTACGAAAACGCGGAGGGCGTCCATTACCCTGAACATCTTAAGAACGTTTTGCTTGCGATTCAacccgtcgtcgaggttgttCTGCCAGGCCTGGAACGTACCCCTCTGGCATCTACAGAACAGAATCGCTCTTTCGTTGAGTCCCAGGATGATATAGAGATGCTCACTGTATCTTCGACACGATCATCCCGCAGCAGACCTCAACTGCCTGGTCCGCTCAACCACTCGTCCCCCCTCAGCTCAGTCAAGTCGTCGAGGTCTGCGAGAGCGAAGCCGAACAGCACTCCCAAGAAAACTCGTAGCAGAGGCCGAAGAAGTACTAACATTGCTCGATTGAGACATGAAGATTCGCAGATACAATTTGCCCCCATTGAAAAGTCGCCCCTGAACCCTGCAGTCAATCCTGAGTCTCAAGTGCTCACTGAACGTCAGAAGGAAATTAGGGAGAGGCAAAAAGACACTGCAGCGCTGTATCCGAACTTGCGCTCTAGCCCCCAGGTGCCGTCACAAGAGAATGCGACTGTTGAGCCCAAATCTGCGGTTCCCGAGAATGGTCCCGAGACGCCAAAGGACATCACACCAAAGCATAGCGCAAGGTACGAGGACTTTGTCAGCTCGACCCCGacacctcgacgaggccaatCGTTGGCCATGGCAGAAAACGACCAGGACATGACGGATccgccctcttcgccgcccgAGCCTCGGCCGTTTCCCTTGCTGCCTCAAATCAAATCCCGAACTAGCAGCCGGAGTGAGCTAGACGGCTGGCAATTCAGCTCATCGCCTGTTTCTGGCTCGCCGTCTCCAGAGGTGGCAGTGGTTACTGATGAGCCTGCCGAGCTCCACCTTACGAATGTCGATTCCTCACAGCGTCAATCCGGAGACGCCAGCCCCGATCTCTCGGCAGTGAACGACTCATTTCAAGTGGTGCCCTCAAGCGCCGTGGAGGAGCCGGAACTGCCCCCGCCAGCTTTCGAAACCAAGGAGATACCGCAACCCCCGCAATCTTCGCCGTTTGAACAGGCGACAGCCAAGTCTGTCCCAGAATCTCAACATGGAAACAGCCCCTCAACTCCAAAGAACGCTCGGGTTATCAACTTGGAGGTGTTGAGGTCCGGCAACGAGGTTTTCGTTGACGCACCTTCCAGCCCCCAGCCCACGGTTCTCACCAGGTCCGCGACTCGTGCCACGGCTACCAAAGACCGTTCTTTCGAAATGAGCGACGGAGACGAAAACAGCATGCTAAGGCTTGTCGTTGAGCTAGACCGTAGACGTTGCCAACTCCCGATCAGCGACTATCCTGCGATTTCGCCTCCCAAACCTTCCCAGACCCCCCGAAGTGGTCAAAAGCAGGAGAAGCCTGCTGTGCTTGATTGTATCACGGTTcgtggcgaggacgacgacgaagagatATATGAGGACGAGCCAGCGGAGCTCGCTCTGTCTCAGCCCAATGCGCGATCGCACAAGAGCAAATCCCGCTCACCCGGGAGACCTTCGACTCCCGTAACCAGGTCGACCGCATCTTCTCCAGACAAATCCGCCAAGAAGCGGAAGAGAGGCGGAGCGTCCAAGTATGACACCCGCCGCAAGAAGAGAAAGTCGACCGATGAGACCGACATCGATGCCAACATGGAGGCCAACAACGGGGCCGACGAGATGGGGCTTTCCCAACTTACCGTATCCCCCCTGCTTGGTGAAGGGACATTTCGCAGGAGCCAGCGCATTTCCAATAACACTAGCCCGTCGAAATACTCCATCGTTTCGGCGAGCGAAGACTTGGACGCCGAAGTCCACTCACAGCTGGTTAATGAGCAGCAAGAGGCACAGCACCGCGAGAGTCAGTCCTTTGAGGAGCTGGAGGCGGAAGCTTCGTCGACCAAGACAAATCTTGCGATGGAAGAATCCATGGATGTTGACATCGCCGAGATTACTGATGCCACCGGGCGGTCCGAGCCCCACGTCCCCATCGCAGACTCTGCCAAGGATGTTGACATGGTCGACTCGTTGAgcggcgtcctcgccagCCTTCGCTCCGCGGCTTTATCGCGAGAGGAGGTGTACAAGATGGAGGACATTCTTATGGACATCAAGAGGGAGCTcttcgcggccgaggcgcgtGGACGTGTCTGA
- a CDS encoding aldose 1-epimerase, translated as MVDRPNKPTALATTPGLPPQATVSITHANSRVSATLPTGESVEVLLHGATVLSWKSADGADRLWLSSSSALDGSRPVRGGIPLVFPVFGPPSDAHPPTASLAQHGFARSSRWEFLGKSTSEGPAGSESSVKLDFGLSSANLDQDTQAKWGYKFGAIYSVSLDRDTLSTALVITNEGDEAFDCQVLLHTYLRVNDITKVTVQGLDAAPYTDKVDAGAAKTQSGDVAITAETDRIYTPTAGPKAPVVVLEDGRPIYSVVRDNLDNVVVWNPWADKAASIADFSPDDGYKNMLCVEPGAVKGWQKVEPGDAFEGAQVITAK; from the exons ATGGTCGACCGGCCCAACAAACCCACCGCCCTGGCCACCACGCCCGGCCTTCCTCCCCAGGCCACCGTCTCTATAACCCACGCAAACTCGCGCGTCTCCGCGACCCTGCCCACCGGCGAGTCCGTTGAGGTCCTCCTCCACGGCGCCACCGTCCTCTCCTGGAAGtctgccgacggcgccgaccgcCTCTggctctcctcctcctccgccctcgacggctCCCGCCCCGTCCGCGGCGGTATCcccctcgtcttccccgtcTTCGGCCCCCCCTCCGACGCCCACCCGCCCACAGCCTCCCTCGCTCAACACGGCTTCGCCCGCAGCTCCCGCTGGGAGTTCCTCGGCAAGTCCACGAGTGAAGGCCCCGCCGGCTCCGAGTCTTCCGTCAAGCTCGACTTTGGCCTGTCGTCGGCCAACCTCGACCAAGACACGCAGGCCAAGTGGGGGTACAAGTTCGGCGCCATCTACAGCGTCTCGCTCGACCGCGACACCTTGTCCACCGCTTTGGTCATTACcaacgagggcgacgaggccttTGATTGCCAGGTCCTGCTACACACCTACCTGCGCGTGAAC GACATCACAAAAGTCACAgtccagggcctcgacgccgctccCTACACCGACAAGgttgacgccggcgccgccaagacGCAAtccggcgacgtcgccatcaccgccgagACGGACCGAATCTACACGCCCACCGCCGGCCCTAAGGCCcctgtcgtcgtcctcgaggacggccggcCCATCTACTCGGTCGTCCGCGACAATCTCGACAACGTTGTCGTCTGGAACCCCTGGGCCGACAAGgccgcctccatcgccgacTTCTCCCCGGACGACGGCTACAAAAACATGCTCTGCGTCGAGCCTGGTGCCGTCAAGGGCTGGCAGAAGGTCGAGCCTGGTGACGCTTTTGAGGGTGCCCAGGTCATCACGGCAAAGTGA